The following coding sequences lie in one Spinacia oleracea cultivar Varoflay chromosome 1, BTI_SOV_V1, whole genome shotgun sequence genomic window:
- the LOC110797591 gene encoding trafficking protein particle complex II-specific subunit 130 homolog: MANYLAQFQAIKSSCDHLVIAVEDVSDLWPTVKNLFEERLPFKRACLNNKTRNPVFLEKLPAEYILTTDSRLRSRFPQEQSLFWFREPYATVVFVTCEDLDEFKSIVKPRVKLLVQNDEKEWFIVFVNRAHPSNDQATKMARKVYAKVEVEFSSKKRERCCKLDVYGPEANFWEDFDSKIMECIRNTLDRRVQFYEEEIRKLSEQRFMPIWNFCNFFILKESLAFMFEMAHLHEDSLREYDELELCYMETVNISGKRKEFGGMDQGDDQAALLNPEIKPLAQIVQDDSFREFEFRQYLFACQAKLLFKLSRPFEVASRGYSFVISFSKALALYESILPFCLREVWVITACLALLNATAANYTDGLVAPDVEKEFYRLQGDLFSLCRVKFMRLAYLIGYGTDIERTAANSASLSMLPWPKPAVWPLVPPDASSEVLEKEKMILQSVPKVKHFGIQKKLLPIEPCVLLREANRRRASLSAGNMFEMFDAQFNLSESLDVSAGANPPNKAPSPSMIRNYSTPGNLEGSVDRPMRLAEIHVAAEHALRKTISDPELWKCLSSIEDFEQKYLELTKGAAENYHLSWWRRHGVVLDGEIAAVCHKHGNYDLAANSYEKVCALYAGEGWQDLLAEVLPNLAECQKMLNDEAGYLQSCVRLLSLDKNLFSTKERQAFQAEVISLAHSEMKHPVPLDVSSLITFSGNPGRPLQLCDGDPGTLSVTLWSGFPDDITLESLNLTLMETHNADEGAKATSISAETMLKPGRNTITLTLPPQKPGSYVLGVLTGQIGHLRFRSHSFSKGAPADSDDFMSYEKPTRPILKVFKPRALVDLTPAVSSPLLINEVQWVGIIVRPIDYPLKGGVLHIDTGPGLEVEESHVIEMDRYTAAHKNIADMGDSGKHNSPSSLIKEVTQLKLQDGKIQLPDWASDLTSVLWIPVRAVSDGITRAASQRLSIVDMMRTMALKLEFGISQNQTFDRTLAVHFTDPFHVSTRVIDKCNDGTLLLQVTLHSQVKATLSVHDAWLDLQDGFVHNCQNDGRPASALFPLTVSPASKASMLFSICFGSMNIGGEALASGAESVLNISYRINGDRTMGAHMPVVIESSVSETVKQDLIFKSALVLQRPVLDPCLAVGFLPFPSDGLRVGQLVTVNWRIERLKDAGEMVPQNNEEVLYEVDANSENWMIAGRKRGHISLSTKQGSRIVISILCIPLVAGYVRPPHLGLPNIDEANISSNPPAPHLVCVVPPVLSSSYCIPV; encoded by the exons ATGGCGAATTACTTAGCACAGTTTCAAGCTATCAAAAGCTCTTGCGATCACCTCGTCATTGCCG TGGAAGACGTGAGTGATTTGTGGCCGACTGTCAAAAACTTGTTCGAGGAGCGGCTGCCATTTAAGAGGGCTTGTCTAAATAACAAGACTCGAAATCCTGTATTTCTAGAGAAATTGCCAGCTGAATATATTTTGACCACAGATTCAAGGCTTCGCAGCCGCTTTCCGCAGGAGCAGTCACTATTTTGGTTCCGGGAGCCATATGCTACCGTGGTTTTTGTTACATGTGAG GATCTTGATGAGTTCAAGTCCATTGTCAAACCTCGAGTGAAATTGCTAGTTCAAAATGATGAGAAGGAGTGGTTCATTGTGTTTGTGAATAGAGCGCACCCCAGCAATGATCAGGCTACCAAGATGGCGAGAAAGGTATATGCCAAGGTGGAAGTGGAATTCAGCTCAAAGAAGAGAGAAAG GTGCTGCAAATTAGATGTATATGGACCAGAAGCTAATTTTTGGGAGGACTTTGATTCCAAGATCATGGAGTGTATTCGGAATACACTGGATAGGCGAGTTCAATTTTATGAGGAAGAGATTAGGAAGCTGAGCGAGCAACGTTTTATGCCAATCTGGAACTTTTGTAACTTCTTCATATTGAAG GAAAGCTTGGCTTTTATGTTTGAGATGGCTCATCTTCATGAAGATTCGTTACGGGAGTATGATGAGCTAGAACTTTGTTATATGGAAACAG TAAATATTAGTGGAAAGAGGAAGGAGTTTGGTGGAATGGACCAAGGTGATGATCAAGCTGCATTGCTAAATCCTGAAATTAAACCACTGGCACAAATTGTTCAAGATGATTCTTTCAGAGAGTTTGAGTTTCGTCAGTATCTTTTTGCATGTCAAGCAAAG CTTCTCTTCAAGCTAAGTCGTCCTTTTGAGGTAGCATCTAGGGGCTATTCATTTGTCATAAGTTTCTCAAAGGCACTAGCACTCTATGAG agcATATTGCCATTCTGTTTGCGTGAAGTTTGGGTAATAACTGCTTGCTTGGCTTTGCTCAATGCCACTGCTGCGAACTACACTGATGGACTAGTAGCCCCTGATGTAGAAAAGGAGTTCTACCGACTACAGGGTGATCTCTTTTCATTGTGCAGGGTCAAG TTTATGAGGCTTGCGTACTTAATAGGATATGGAACAGATATTGAAAGAACTGCTGCAAATAG TGCTTCCCTCAGCATGCTGCCGTGGCCCAAACCAGCAGTTTGGCCTTTGGTTCCACCTGATGCTTCTTCGGAAGTTCTTGAAAAAGAAAAG ATGATTCTCCAATCAGTTCCAAAAGTGAAGCACTTTGGTATTCAGAAGAAGCTATTGCCTATTGAGCCCTGTGTTCTTCTCCGTGAAGCGAATAGAAGGAGGGCTTCTCTATCTGCTGGaaatatgtttgaaatgttcGACGCACAGTTTAATTTGAGCGAAAG CTTAGATGTTTCAGCAGGCGCAAATCCTCCTAACAAAGCACCTTCGCCATCCATGATACGGAATTATTCTACTCCAGGAAACCTTGAAGGGTCTGTTGACCGACCAATGAGGCTGGCAGAAATCCATGTCGCTGCAGAGCATGCTTTACGAAAAACAATTTCTGATCCCGAGCTATGGAAATGTCTATCGTCTATAGAGGATTTTGAG CAAAAGTATTTGGAACTAACGAAGGGAGCTGCTGAAAATTACCATCTTTCTTGGTGGAGAAGACATGGAGTTGTTCTTGACGGTGAAATTGCTGCTGTGTGCCATAAACATGGAAATTATGACCTTGCCGCAAATTCATACGAGAAGGTTTGTGCTCTATATGCTGGTGAAGGTTGGCAAGACCTTTTGGCTGAAGTACTTCCAAATTTAGCTGAGTGTCAGAAGATGCTCAATGATGAAGCTGGCTATTTGCAATCTTGTGTAAGGCTATTATCTCTGGATAAAAACCTCTTCTCAACCAAAGAAAGGCAGGCTTTTCAGGCGGAAGTCATTTCCCTTGCACACAGTGAAATGAAGCACCCAGTGCCATTAGATGTGTCATCTTTAATCACGTTTTCTGGAAATCCTGGGCGACCATTGCAGCTATGTGATGGTGATCCTGGTACTTTGTCGGTGACCCTGTGGAGTGGCTTTCCAGATGACATAACCCTTGAGTCACTAAATCTTACTCTGATGGAAACCCACAATGCCGATGAAGGTGCTAAG GCTACAAGTATTTCCGCCGAGACAATGTTGAAGCCTGGAAGGAATACTATAACACTTACACTACCACCACAAAAACCAGGTTCATATGTCCTAGGAGTCCTTACAGGTCAGATAGGGCACTTGAGGTTTAGATCTCATAGTTTCTCCAAAGGTGCTCCTGCAGACAGTGATGATTTCATGAGTTATGAGAAGCCAACTAGACCCATCTTAAAG GTATTCAAACCCAGAGCTTTGGTCGATCTTACTCCCGCTGTTTCATCACCTCTGTTAATTAATGAAGTACAGTGGGTTGGAATAATAGTAAGACCAATTGATTACCCTCTTAAAGGGGGCGTCTTGCACATTGACACTGGTCCAGGGTTAGAAGTTGAAGAGTCTCATGTTATTGAGATGGATAGATACACAGCTGCTCATAAAAATATAGCTGACATGGGAGACTCTGGGAAACATAATTCTCCGTCATCGCTTATCAAAGAAGTTACACAGTTAAAACTGCAGGATGGCAAGATTCAGTTGCCTGATTGGGCAAGTGATCTAACTTCTGTCTTGTGGATTCCAGTTCGTGCTGTAAGTGATGGAATTACCAGAG CGGCATCTCAGAGACTGAGCATTGTGGATATGATGAGGACCATGGCTCTAAAACTTGAATTCGGAATATCCCAGAACCAAACATTTGATAG GACTCTGGCTGTCCATTTTACTGACCCCTTTCATGTGAGCACACGTGTCATTGACAAATGCAACGATGGTACTTTGCTTCTCCAG GTTACTCTCCACTCACAAGTTAAGGCTACTTTGAGCGTTCATGATGCTTGGCTGGATCTTCAAGATGGATTCGTCCACAACTGTCAGAATGATGGGCGGCCAGCTTCGGCTTTATTTCCTCTCACTGTTTCTCCTGCTTCAAAAGCTAGCATGCTATTCAGTATATGCTTTGGTTCCATGAATATTGGAG GTGAAGCTTTGGCATCTGGTGCAGAAAGTGTACTTAATATTAGTTATAGAATAAACGGAGATAGAACCATGGGAGCGCACATGCCTGTCGTAATTGAATCTTCTGTGAGTGAGACTGTGAAGCAGGATTTGATCTTTAAGAGTGCTCTTGTCCTACAAAGACCTGTCCTGGACCCATGCCTGGCAGTTGGCTTTCTCCCATTTCCATCAGATGGTCTTAGGGTTGGCCAGCTTGTTACTGTGAATTGGAGGATCGAAAGGTTAAAGGATGCAGGGGAAATGGTTCCTCAGAACAAC GAGGAGGTATTATATGAAGTTGATGCAAATTCAGAGAA